The Streptomyces sp. A2-16 sequence GGCCAGGTCGGTCATCGCGGCAAGGCCCGCCTGCTTGTGACGGGGACCGGCCGGGACCGCCCGGGTGCCGTGGGCGGCCAGGTCCACCGGCTTGCCGCCGGGCACGCGCAGCAGCTCGCGCAGCGCGAGGCCGTCACCGGTCTTCGCGTTCTTCTTCGCCGTGCGGGTCTTCGAGCCCTTCGTGGACATGGGCGCCCCTTCCGGTCCGGGTCCGGCCCCTCGATCCTGCGTCGAGAGGCCGGGAGGCGCCAGCCGTCGCGGAGGACGGCTACCTGCGCCAGGGACCCGTGACCGCGAAGGTCGTCCCGGGCGTGTAGCAGTTGACGTACATCGTCTGCCCGTCGGGGGAGAAGGTGACGCCGGCGAACTCGCCCCACTCCGGGGCCTCCGGGGTGCCGATGTTCTGCCGCCCGCGGGCCATCGCGTAGACCTCGCCGTGCCTCGTGACGCCGAAGACGTGCTGGGCGCCGTTGCCGTCCTCGCACACCATCAGGCCGCCGCTGGGGGCCAGGCAGATGTTGTCCGGGGACTCGCCGGGCAGCTGCACGTCGGTGTCGGGACCGAAGACGATCACCAGGGTCAGCCGGCGCGCCGAGGGGTCGTAGCGCCAGATCTGCCCGAAGTGGTCGGCGGCCGAACCGTCGGCGCTGTGCGCGAACGACGACACGAAGTAGACGGACTTCCCGCCCCAGTAGCAGCCCTCCAGCTTCTGGGCGTGGGTGATGCCCTTCGGGCCGAAGTCCTGGAGCCGGATCGGGGTTTGAGCGGCGAGCGGGTCCGGTACGTCGACCCACTCGATGCCCTCGAAGCAGGCCCCGGTCTCCTGGATCACGGACAGGTCCGGCACGCCGGGCACCCGCATCGCCTGGAGCCTGCCGCCCGCGCGCAGCGAACCGAGGCCGCCCTCGGGTTTGTTGGGCAGGAAGCGGTAGAAGAGGCCGAAGGGCTTGAGGAAGGCGTCCTCGGTCTCGTAGACGATGCCGCGTTTCGGGTCGATCGCGATCGCCTCGTGCTGGAAGCGGCCCATCGCGGTCAGCGGTACGGCCCCGGAGCGGTGCGGGTCGACCGGGTCGACCTCGAAGATGAAGCCGTGGTCCTTGGTGTAGCCGTTGGTGCCGGCCTTGTCCTCGGTCTCCTCGCAGGTCAGCCAGGTGCCCCAAGGGGTCGGCCCGCCCGCGCAGTTGACCGCGGTACCGGCGATGGCGACCCGCTCCGACAGCACGTCGTTGCGGGAGTCCAGGGTGAGGGCCGTACAGCCGCCCTTGCCTGCCGGGTCGTAGGTCAGGCCCTTGACCGTCGGGACCGCGATGGCGGCGGTGGGCCGGTTCTCGTGGTTGCGGACGAGGTGGACCCGGCCGTGTCTGCCGGGCAGCGCGGTCATGCCGTCGTGGTTGGAGGGGACCTTGCCCTCGCCGGAGCGGAGCTGGTCGCCCTCGCGGGAGAGGACCTTGTAGCGGAAGCCCTTCGGCAGGTCCAGCAGGCCCTTCGGGTCGGGGACGAGGGGGCCGTAGCCGGTGTGGCCGAGGGACTGGGCGGCGGCGGTGCCGGCGAAGAGTTCGGAGAGGGCACCGGTGAAGGCGATGCCGACCCCGAGGGCCCCTGAGCGGGCGAGGACTTGACGTCGTGTAGCAGACATGGCGGTGCGACCTTCCTGCTGGCGGACAGGAACTGTGACGCCGCTGTGTCTATCACCTGGGTCGGCCCGCGGGAACCACGCGCGTAGCGTGTCCCCGTCCGTCACTGCCCGGTCGGGTGCTCCTGCGCGCGCTCCAGGAAGCGCAACAGCTCCACCGGGAACGGCAGGACCAGCGTCGAGTTCTTCTCGGCGGCCACCGCGACGACCGTCTGGAGCAGTCGGAGCTGGAGCGCGGCGGGCTGCTCGGACATCTCCTTGGCGGCTTCGGCGAGCTTCTTGGAGGCCTGGAGTTCGGCGTCGGCGTTGATGATCCGGGCCCGCCGCTCACGGTCGGCCTCGGCCTGACGGGCCATCGAGCGCTTCATCGCGTCCGGCAGCGACACGTCCTTGATCTCGACGCGGTCCACCTGCACGCCCCAGCCGACGGCCGGGCTGTCGATCATCAGCTCCAGGCCCTCGTTGAGCTTTTCGCGGTTGGAGAGCAGGTCGTCCAGCTCGCTCTTGCCGATGATCGAGCGCAGCGAGGTCTGGGCCATCTGGGAGACGGCGAACTTGTAGTCCTCGACCTTGACGAGGGCGCTCGCCGCGTCGACGACGCGGAAGTAGACGACCGCGTCCACGCGCACGGTCACGTTGTCCCGGGTGATGCCCTCCTGGGCGGGCACCGGCAGCGTGACGATCTGCATGTTCACCTTGTGCAGCCGGTCCACGAACGGCACGATCACCGTGAACCCGGGTTCGCGCACCTCGCCCGCGAGGCGCCCGAGACGGAAGACGACCCCGCGCTCGTACTGCTTGACGACCCGGGCCGCCGCCGCGAGGTAGACGAGCCCCGCGGCACCGGCCGCCACGGCCGCCGTCAACAGTTCCTGGAGCATTCCGACCTCCTCGTCCAGAGGTCTGTATGTCTGCTCCTGCAACGATATGCCCGGCGCCCGGTCCGGGGCCACGCTCGGCCCCGGACCGGGCGGGAGAGCACTAGGCGGCGGTGATCTTCGCCGGCTCCGGCTCCGTGACCCGGACCGGTTCGGTGCCGACCGCGCTGTGCCGCTCGGCCCAGTTCTCCAGGGCCGTACGGCAGGCGTGGTCCAGGTGGTGCAGACCCGAGAGGTCCAGCTCCACGGGCCGGTCCTGCGGCAGCGACTCCAGGCTGTCGAGGATCTTGGGCAGCCTGAGGAAGGTCGCGTTGCCCGACAGGTGGGCCTGGATCGGGCCCGCGCCCTTGTCGACGATCTCCAGCTTGAGGTGCGAGGCCTCCCACGCGGTCTTGACGACCGACAGGGCCAGACCGATCAGCACGCCCTCGAACATGTTCACCGCGACGATCGAGACGGCCGTCACCACCAGGATCAGCGCCTCGCCGCGGTGGCCGCGCCACAGCGACGCGATGCCCCGGAAGGGGATCAGCTTGAAGCCCGCGTGGACGAGGATGCCGGCGAGCGCGGGCAGCGGGATGAGCGCCAGCGTCGAGGGCAGCAGGGCCGCGAACAGCAGGAGCCACACGCCGTGCATGACCCGGGACGCCTTGGTCCTGGCGCCCGCCTGGACGTTGGCGGAGCTGCGCACGATGACCGCGGTCATGGGCAGGGCGCCGAGCGCCCCGCACACCGCGTTGCCCGCGCCCTGGGCCATGAGCTCCTTGTCGTACTCGGTGCGCGGACCGTCGTGCAGCCGGTCCACCGCGGCCGCGCTGAACAGCGATTCGGCGGAGGCGATCAGGGTGAACGCGATGATGGTGCCGAAGATGGCCGGGTTGGCCAGTTCGCCGAAGGCCTCCGAGCCGGGCGGCTGGATGGAGTCCAGCAGGCCGTTCACCTCGACCGTGGCGATCGACAGACCGAAGACCTGGGTGACCACGGTGGCCAGCAGGACCGCGGCGAGCGCGCCCGGCACGGCCTGCGCCTTCTTGGGCAGCTTCTTCCAGAGCACCAGCACGGCGACGGTGCCCGCGCCGACGGCGAGCGAGGTGAGCGCGGTGGTGCTGCCGAGCGCGTCGGCGGCGGCACCGGGCAGTCCGAGGATCTTGTCGATCCCGGTGGTGGGCGCCTTCAGACCGGCCGCCGAGTACAGCTGGCCGGCGATGAGCACGAGGCCGATACCGGCCAGCATGCCCTCGACGACCGAGACGGATATCGCCCGGAACCAGCGCCCCAGCTTCAGAGCGCCCATGGCGAGCTGGATCAGTCCGGCGGCCAGCACGATCACGCCGAGCGCGGGCAGCCCGAACTCCTGCACCGCCTCGAAGACCAGGACGGTCAGACCGGCGGCGGGGCCGGACACCTGCAGGCTGCTGCCCCGCATGAGTCCGGTGACGAGGCCGCCGACTATGCCGGTGACCAGGCCGAGTTCGGCCGGGACGCCGGAGGCGACGGCCACGCCCACGCAGAGCGGGAGCGCGACGAGGAAGACGACCAGGGAGGCGGCGAAGTCCTGCCGCAGGTGAGGGTATTTGGTCATCATGCCGATCACAGACCCTCGAACGCGTCGGTCTCGGTGCGGTGGACGCGCACCGCGCCCGTGTGCACCTCGTAGTACCAGGCGTGCAGGGTCAGTCGGTCCTCGGCGAGCTTCTTGTCGATGAACGGGTAGGACCGCAGGCGCAGCACCTGGGCCAGGACGTGGCTCTGCACGCCCTCGGCGACTTCCGGGTCCTCGACGGTGCCGGCCGGGCGCGGGGTGGCGTTGTTCAGCCAGTCGCGGACGGCGGGGACGGCGTCGAGGTCGTCGCCGCGGACGAGGGCGCCGACGGCGCCGCAGTGCGAGTGTCCGCAGACCACGATGTCGCGGACGCCGAGGACCTCCACGGCGTACTCGATGGTGGCCGCCTCACTGGTGGGGTGCTCCGAGGCGTAGGGGGGAACGATGTTGCCCGCGGTGCGCAGCTCGAAGAGCTCGCCCGGGCGGGCGCCCGTGATCAGGGCCGGGACGACCCTGGAATCCGAGCAGGTGATGAACAGAACCTGGGGGGACTGGCCTTCGGCCAGCTTGGCGAACTCCTCAGGGCGTTGTCCGAAGGTACGGGCGTTGTCGATGAGGGGCTGCATGTGGTGACTCCTCCTGGCGCGCTGTGGGGGGCGCGTCGGGCTTACCTGGCGCGCGAGACGCGCGTCGGCTTACATGACAGTGGTTCAGCTGAGGTGGGGGACTGCTCTGCTGTCAGCAGCGGAAGACCTGAAGTGCCGCCGGAGCATGGGCTGTCGAGGGTCTCGACAGCGGGAAGCCGCCCGGTACGGCCTGCTTCCCGGACACGGCCGCCGACTCCTGGGCCTGCGGGGAGCGCTCGGGCCCCTCGGGGGCGAAGTCGACGGACCGGTGCCGGTCGCGGACGCGCAGGGGACCGGTCGGGTCCCCTGCCGGGTTGCAGTGACGCTTCGTGGCGATTTCGGCACGCGCGGTCTTGCCGGAGAGCTTCAATCCGGCAAGGGCTTTGGCCTCAACTTGACGGCCTGTGTACGCGGATGCGAAGCACTCGGCCGGTGCGAAGAACTGCAGGGCGAGCAGAAGGGCGGCGAGGGCCGCGATCACGGTTCGGACCGTCGCACCTCGGAACATGCCACCCCCCTCTCGCAGTTCGTGCCTCTAGTCCAGACCAACGCTTGGTCAATGGCTGGTCAAGAAACACCTTAGCCCGGCAAAGTTGTTTGCTGGGTTAACTTAACGTTTCCGGCTGAAGAGAGGCTGAAGAGTGCGGGGTCGCTGACGCGAACCTGCCCTTGACGTGCGAGGTTTCGGCGTGATTAGGCGACGAGCCCCTTGGCGTCCCGGGCCAGCGCGGTGAGGCGGGATATCGCGCGGAAGTACTTCTTGCGGTAGCCGCCGTTCAGCATCTCCTCGCTGAACAACCGGTCGAAGGGCAGCCCGGAGGCCAGCACCGGCACCTCGCGGTCGTAGAGCCGGTCCGCGAGCACCACGAGCCGCAGGGCCGTCGACTGGTCCGGCACCGGCTTGACATCGGTGAGGCAGACCGCCTTCAGGCCGTCGGTCAGGGCGCCGTACCGGCTGGGGTGGACCTTGGCGAGGTGTGCCAGCAGGTTCGGGAAGTCGTCGAGCGAGGCGCCCTCGGTGGCGTGCGCCGCCTTGACGACCGCCTCGTCGGCGAACGGCGCCGGTGCCTCGGGCAGCCCGCGGTGGCGGTAGTCCTCGCCGTCGATGCGCAGCGGGCGGAAGTGCGCCGCGAGGCCCTGGATCTCGCGCAGGAAGTCGGCGGACGCGAACCGGCCCTCGCCCAGCTTGCCCGGCAGGGTGTTGGAGGTGGCGGCGAGCGCCACACCCGCGTCGACCAGCTTGCCGAGCAGCGTGGAGACCAGGACGGTGTCGCCCGGGTCGTCCAGCTCGAACTCGTCGATGCACAGCAGGCGGTGGCCGGAGAGCGTCTGGACCGTCTTCTGGAAGCCGAGGGCGCCGACCAGGTTGGTCAGCTCCACGAAGGTGCCGAAGGCCTTGAGGGAGGGCTCGGCCGGGGTGGCGTGCCAGAGGGAGGCCAGCAGGTGGGTCTTGCCGACGCCGTAGCCGCCGTCGAG is a genomic window containing:
- a CDS encoding PhoX family protein; translated protein: MSATRRQVLARSGALGVGIAFTGALSELFAGTAAAQSLGHTGYGPLVPDPKGLLDLPKGFRYKVLSREGDQLRSGEGKVPSNHDGMTALPGRHGRVHLVRNHENRPTAAIAVPTVKGLTYDPAGKGGCTALTLDSRNDVLSERVAIAGTAVNCAGGPTPWGTWLTCEETEDKAGTNGYTKDHGFIFEVDPVDPHRSGAVPLTAMGRFQHEAIAIDPKRGIVYETEDAFLKPFGLFYRFLPNKPEGGLGSLRAGGRLQAMRVPGVPDLSVIQETGACFEGIEWVDVPDPLAAQTPIRLQDFGPKGITHAQKLEGCYWGGKSVYFVSSFAHSADGSAADHFGQIWRYDPSARRLTLVIVFGPDTDVQLPGESPDNICLAPSGGLMVCEDGNGAQHVFGVTRHGEVYAMARGRQNIGTPEAPEWGEFAGVTFSPDGQTMYVNCYTPGTTFAVTGPWRR
- a CDS encoding SulP family inorganic anion transporter — encoded protein: MMTKYPHLRQDFAASLVVFLVALPLCVGVAVASGVPAELGLVTGIVGGLVTGLMRGSSLQVSGPAAGLTVLVFEAVQEFGLPALGVIVLAAGLIQLAMGALKLGRWFRAISVSVVEGMLAGIGLVLIAGQLYSAAGLKAPTTGIDKILGLPGAAADALGSTTALTSLAVGAGTVAVLVLWKKLPKKAQAVPGALAAVLLATVVTQVFGLSIATVEVNGLLDSIQPPGSEAFGELANPAIFGTIIAFTLIASAESLFSAAAVDRLHDGPRTEYDKELMAQGAGNAVCGALGALPMTAVIVRSSANVQAGARTKASRVMHGVWLLLFAALLPSTLALIPLPALAGILVHAGFKLIPFRGIASLWRGHRGEALILVVTAVSIVAVNMFEGVLIGLALSVVKTAWEASHLKLEIVDKGAGPIQAHLSGNATFLRLPKILDSLESLPQDRPVELDLSGLHHLDHACRTALENWAERHSAVGTEPVRVTEPEPAKITAA
- a CDS encoding carbonic anhydrase produces the protein MQPLIDNARTFGQRPEEFAKLAEGQSPQVLFITCSDSRVVPALITGARPGELFELRTAGNIVPPYASEHPTSEAATIEYAVEVLGVRDIVVCGHSHCGAVGALVRGDDLDAVPAVRDWLNNATPRPAGTVEDPEVAEGVQSHVLAQVLRLRSYPFIDKKLAEDRLTLHAWYYEVHTGAVRVHRTETDAFEGL
- the zapE gene encoding cell division protein ZapE gives rise to the protein MTETAPLSLCDREPHVPADRLVAEMVPPPRFDSVRFDTYIPDPNQPSQTEAVRVLAGFAAGLGGAHAIGGGKRGFLGLGRSRAKAKAPAGPRGVYLDGGYGVGKTHLLASLWHATPAEPSLKAFGTFVELTNLVGALGFQKTVQTLSGHRLLCIDEFELDDPGDTVLVSTLLGKLVDAGVALAATSNTLPGKLGEGRFASADFLREIQGLAAHFRPLRIDGEDYRHRGLPEAPAPFADEAVVKAAHATEGASLDDFPNLLAHLAKVHPSRYGALTDGLKAVCLTDVKPVPDQSTALRLVVLADRLYDREVPVLASGLPFDRLFSEEMLNGGYRKKYFRAISRLTALARDAKGLVA
- a CDS encoding slipin family protein; its protein translation is MLQELLTAAVAAGAAGLVYLAAAARVVKQYERGVVFRLGRLAGEVREPGFTVIVPFVDRLHKVNMQIVTLPVPAQEGITRDNVTVRVDAVVYFRVVDAASALVKVEDYKFAVSQMAQTSLRSIIGKSELDDLLSNREKLNEGLELMIDSPAVGWGVQVDRVEIKDVSLPDAMKRSMARQAEADRERRARIINADAELQASKKLAEAAKEMSEQPAALQLRLLQTVVAVAAEKNSTLVLPFPVELLRFLERAQEHPTGQ